Within Verrucomicrobiota bacterium, the genomic segment CGCTTGCGGCTTCTCGGCTTTCTCCGCCTTCTCCGCGTCGCGCACCTCGTCGGCGGCGTCGAACGCGTGCTGCAGCGCGACGAGGTCTTCGCCGGGCTTGAGCGAGTCGAGCATCTTCTGCTCTTCCTTGAGTTGCTCGGTGGTGTAGTTGGCTGCCTTGATCGAGAGGCCGATGCGGCGCTCGCCCTTGTCGATTTTGATGACGCGCGCGGTCACGTCCTGCCCGGGCTGGAGCACGTTCTTGATCTTGTCCACGCGCTCCTCGCTGACTTGCGAGATGTGCACGAGGCCGTCGATGTCGTGCTGCAAGCCGACGAACGCGCCGAAGCTGGCCAGCTTGCTGACCTTGCCGCTGACGACGTCGCCGACCTTGTAGAACTTGTCGATGTTCGACCACGGGTCCTCGGAGAGCTGCTTGACGCCGAGCGAAATGCGCTGGTTGGCCTTGTCCACCTCGAGCACCGTCGCCTCGACTTCGTCGCCCTTCTCGAAGACTTCGGACGGATGGTTGATCTTGCGCGTCCACGAGATGTCGGACACGTGCACCATGCCGTCGAGCCCTTCCTCGAGCTCGATGAACGCGCCGTAGCTGGTGAGGTTGCGGACCTTGCCCTTGATGCGGGTGCCGGGCGGATACTTGCCCTGCGCCTGGTCCCACGGGTTGCTTTCGAGCTGGCGGATGCCGAGCGAGATTTTCTGCTCGTCGCGGTTGATGCCGAGCACCACGGCGTCCACGTCCTGTCCCTGCTTGAGGACGTCGCTGGGCTTGGAGATGCGCTTGGTCCACGAGAGCTCGGTGACGTGCACGAGGCCTTCGACGCCGGGTTCGAGTTCCACGAACGCGCCATAGGGGACGAGGTTGACGACCTTGCCCTTGACCTTCGCGCCAATGGGGAACTTGTTCTCGATCTTGTCCCACGGGTTGGAGGACTTCTGCTTGAGGCCGAGGGAGACGCGCTCCTTTTCCTTGTTGATGTCGAGCACGACGATGTCGAGTTCCTGGCCGACCTTGAGCAACTCGCTCGGGTGGCCGAGGCGGCCCCAGCTCATGTCGGTGATGTGCAGCAGGCCGTCGATGCCGTTGAGGTCGATGAACGCGCCGAAGTCGGTGATGTTCTTGACCGTGCCCTTGCGGATGTCGCCGGGCGCCATCTCGGCCAGCAGCTTGGAGCGGCGCTCGGTGCGCTCCTGCTCGATGAGCTCGCGGCGTGAGAGGACGATGTTCTGCCGCTCCTGGTTGATCTTGACGACCTTGAAGTCGTAGCTGTTGCCGACGAACAGCGCGAGGTTCTTGGGGGGGATGATGTCGATCTGCGACGACGGCAGGAACGCCTCGACGCCGATGTGCACGAGCAGGCCGCCCTTGACGATCGCCTTCACCTTGCCGGTGATCGTGCCGCCCTCGTTGCAAATGGTGAGGATCTTGTCCCAGTTCTGCTTGAACTCGGCCTTCTCCTTGGACAGGACGACGTTGCCGTCCTTGTCCTCAAGCCGCTCGATCAGCACGGGCACTTGGTCGCCGATTTTGACGGCCTTGATGTCCTCGAACTCGGCGCCGGAGACGACGCCCTCGGACTTGTAGCCGATGTCCACGAGGAC encodes:
- a CDS encoding 30S ribosomal protein S1 produces the protein MLTMEEALKHSDMRFAAGEIVKGTIIEVRSREVLVDIGYKSEGVVSGAEFEDIKAVKIGDQVPVLIERLEDKDGNVVLSKEKAEFKQNWDKILTICNEGGTITGKVKAIVKGGLLVHIGVEAFLPSSQIDIIPPKNLALFVGNSYDFKVVKINQERQNIVLSRRELIEQERTERRSKLLAEMAPGDIRKGTVKNITDFGAFIDLNGIDGLLHITDMSWGRLGHPSELLKVGQELDIVVLDINKEKERVSLGLKQKSSNPWDKIENKFPIGAKVKGKVVNLVPYGAFVELEPGVEGLVHVTELSWTKRISKPSDVLKQGQDVDAVVLGINRDEQKISLGIRQLESNPWDQAQGKYPPGTRIKGKVRNLTSYGAFIELEEGLDGMVHVSDISWTRKINHPSEVFEKGDEVEATVLEVDKANQRISLGVKQLSEDPWSNIDKFYKVGDVVSGKVSKLASFGAFVGLQHDIDGLVHISQVSEERVDKIKNVLQPGQDVTARVIKIDKGERRIGLSIKAANYTTEQLKEEQKMLDSLKPGEDLVALQHAFDAADEVRDAEKAEKAEKPQA